CTGATCTGACCTTCAGTCTCTCCTCCTTCATAGAGATCAGAGTCTGatcttgtgtgactggaaatgaCTGCAGGGTTCCAATGAGTGAGACATCAGATACTCCcactgagtgagtgtgtgtgtgtgtgtgtgtgtttacgtaCTTGCTGTTGGTCAGAGTTATTCCTGCTGTAGCCACCTGCTCTGCCAATCTTCtctcagcagccagagccctcTGAGATTAAACACAGagcatcatcaccaccaccaccggcAGCAGTTTACAGTAACTAATACAGAAGCCACACGGACCAACACAGACCTCAGTTCAGAGTCTCCACCCAAACCACCGTCAATCAGCATTAAGGTGCAGCCCATCAGTGTAAAGTGGGCGGGGTTATGTTAtagccacacccacaccccTAGCCACTGGGCTTTATTTCTGAACAGCAGGGTCGTGATGCTTGAGGTTTATGGTGTTGGGGGGTGATGTAGCAAGAGCTTAAAAGTTTTTCTGGAGAACCTTTATTTTAGCAGAACCACATCGTGGAGAACTAGCCGGAACATTTAACATTCACTCAAATTTCAGAAATCAGAAATCCTATCTTGAAAACCTGGAAATCACTACAGCCTACTGACCGGGGCGGCATGCCTTTATCTTCCAATGGAACGTTGGGAATGAATAATACGGTCATAAGTTTGCACTTCCCCCTCAGGGCTTCATGATACGAGTGCACTGCCATGCAATCACATGGGATATGAAAGTAATCACCACCTTTCACCACCTgggttaccatggcaaccacctaacaTCCATCATATATAACATTGTCTCTAGTCAGCATCACCCTACCAACCATCCTAAAGATATAGAGATAAACAGAGATGGGGTCTGAGCCTCTGTTGAGCGGTTAGTGGCgaaacagggaaaaaaaaacaaacaaatagcaacaccttagtgaccacctgagataccatagcaaccacctcgcaACGGCACAGAAACTGGGTGATCAGCATGGTGTTGAGGATACAGAACCAGTAATGGTACTGCTTCTGTTCAAGTACCTTCTCTCGGTCACTCAGACACAGAaacctcctcttctcctcctcttcctcctcccccctcctcctctcctcccgctgctctcgctctcgctgCTTTCTCGCCGCCCGCTGGGCTTTCTTCTTCTCCGCCTTCTTACTCTCGATTTCAGCCGTCAGGGGCCCAGGgacctacatacacacatacactcattcATCACTCGGCTCTGTTAACTCTAGTCTGCTCTGGCAGAGTCTCCGTCTGCGGTACCTGAGCTTTAGCATAGTCGTATCTGTTCGGATTCTCAGCCATGAACTTCCTAAACATGTTCCTTGTGTCCTTCTCCGCAACGGCATACGGAGTCTGACCACTCCTGTccctgaaacacacagacacagttgTGTTATTGTATTTAGTTAAGCTGAAGTAATATTAGGGACGGTGTCTAGGTCAGGTAAAGGTATAACAGGTGAGGTAAAGGTGTTCTGGACCTGCAGGCCGGGTCACTTCCTGCCTCCAGCAGCAGTTGGACGGCGTGTTTCTGTCCAGCAGCAGACGCTACGTGCAGCAGAGTGAACCCGGCCGAGTCGATGGGGGTGTTGAGGAGCGAGAGGGTTAAGTGTCCTGAGCCCCCAGGTTCTGCTGAAGACTCCGGCAGCTGCAGCAGGCTGTGTAAGGTGGCAGTGTCCCCCGTTTTACAGGCGGTGTAGAGAGCATCCCTCACACTGTACTCCCACACACCACCTGAACACAGTAGCATACCTGAACACAGTAGCACACACCACCTGAACACAGTAGCACACACCACCTGAACACAGTAGCACACACCACCTGAACACAGTAGCACACACCACCTGAACACAGTGACAGGGTAGGGGGTGTTACAGGTGGCAGGGCGAGGTACAGGGATAGTGAGGGTGCTGCTGTACCTTCTGCTTCAGGGAGCTCGTTTTTGGTTTTGGCTTTTCTCTTTAGTTTAGTCCTTTCTGCAGGAACATCCTCCActtcctccaccacctcctcctcctcctcctcctccaccctgcTGCAGACATCTACAACCAACCAGTaaataacagaaataaataaataaactaaaaatcaGATCAGTACAGGGGTGTGTGTTTAGTAGtgcagatgagagagagagagacagtgtatgtatgtgtggtgtttaccctctgtcttcttcctctctcttttttttcttcttctcttcctgTTGGGCTTCACCTCATGATCCCTTAGCTCCAGAGTGTCCAACGTCATCGCCTCCATCTCCAGCTTTACAGAGCCTTCATCACCAGAGCTctgctcctcctcatcctcctcttcacACACAGGTTAATGATTGTGATATGAGACCAAAATGACCGTAAtcattatagtgtgtgtgtgtgtgggcagagGACAGGGCAGGAGATGCTCAGAGCAGGACTGGGTTAAACTGGGTTAAACTGACCTGCTGTGTTTTGGGGGGCTTGAGCTGCAGGATTGGGCGTCTTCCTCTGCCACACCCTCTTACACGGACTGAGGATACTGGAGATCTCTGTGGTTCTATctgcaattacacacacacacacacactaaatggaGTGAGCAGTACATTTTTAATACAGCGTTCAGCTGACCTCACACTCTGATCTGGGCTGATCTCGGACACAGACACAGGCtgagtggggtgggggtggtgtacCGTGAATGTGCAGCGTTGAGAGGACGTTATGGACGCGCTGTATCTCGCTGAAGGTGGCTCTGCGAGTGGCGAAAGGAAGTGAGCGGATTCTCCCATCTCTCTTCTCCAGCGGAGCTCCACGGCCCCCAAAAAACACTCCGCGGTTATACTTCGGAGTTCTCAGAAAGACGGCACTCGCCTGCTTCACATACTCCGCCCAGTTCTTCAGCAGCTCCTGAATCTcctaatgaaacacacacacacacacacacacacacacacacacacacacacacacacacacacacacacacatggggaTGTGCTCAGTaacgttcatatgatccacatactcattctgacagactgtaattacACTGCAGGAAGTGTAGAGTCCTGCACCGCTGCTGGGAGCACTAGtaataatactgaataatgttcCTCACCTTGACTAGTGCTGCTTCGTTGTACCTCCTGAGGGCAGCTCCAGCAGATTTGGGGGCATGGCTGCGGTTCTGACCATCGCGCAGGCTCTGAGCGGTTCCTCGTTTGGCTCTCACGGTGTAGCGGTGGAATGTCTTGTGCTGCAGGATCTCCTTACTGAAACGTCAACATTACAGCCCTCCATCAACCCTACAGCTCCGGTGATTGGACTGTACTCGGTGGGATTTGATTGGCTCACTGGTTCATAGATCACCAATATTTCGCTTAATGGGCCCAAATCAGAGACTGTGATCTCACAAAACATCACATTTCCACAAACATCCACTCTGTATAATCCTCAGTCCACACCCGTCCTTTAAAACATCCCTTTACCATCAGCTACTGACCCCTGAAACACCGCTCCTGCAAAGTGGCCCCCACCGGTCATCAGAATCACCCACACTGTCCTGTCTGACATTTTCAGCAGTGAGTCCACCAGGTCCACCTCCGCATCTGTCTGAAagtgaacacacaaacaaacaaacacacacacacacacacacacacacacacacacacacacacacacacactactcaacaactctattccaccttaaatagagcaGCGGTTAGGGTCAGTGCTGAACCCTCTTAAAAACACATCAGATTACTCTGGATTATAAAGCAGACTCAAATTCTGGATTTGTGAAAGCAGAGTGAAAGCAGAGTGAAAGCAGAGTGAAAGCAGAGTGAAAGCTCTGTGTATGAGCCGCTGCGCTGTGGAAGCTCCACGTTTGCACTGATGAACACTGATTAGTGAGGACTGTGATGTGAGCGTAGCTTATTTTAGCCAGGTGCTCATATCGTCCTGCAGCTGCCAGGCAGGTAGAGGTGATTTCAGAGTCCAAACAAAACCTTTTAATTCATGTAGAAATACTCCGCTTACATCAAATACAACACATGACCGGCAATGTGCCGTTTCGCTGAGAAATCCGAGCCTCTAATAACCATGTTTTCCATTTTTTGGAGAACAGACCAGCAGCTGCGAGCTGTCTTACGTCAGAGGGAGGAGAACGTTCTTCTCACACTAACAGTAAAGCTGTCTGAGGCCGTGGGTCTCCGGGCACTCACTCTGCTGCTCTGCAGTGCACAGCGGTACAGGGCCACGTACTGTCCCTCAGAGTTCTGAAAAACCACTCTGCTGGATGATCGGCCACCCTCCAGCCCTTCAGGGGTCACCTCGTCACTATGGCAACAGTCACCactaccaccatcatcatcatcatcatcatctgccTCGTCGTCCTCCGAGTCAGAACCTGAAATGCTGGACAGGTCAcctgtttaaaaacacagagCATGCAGACAGTCAGACGAGGAGGTTCTACAGAGCAGGACATTCTCAGTGAGCCCGACAACCTAAACTCAAACTCTGGTCTGTCTGAGGAGCGTGAAAACAGGGTATTACTGCCGGACGATTCTCACTGATTCACACTGATTCACACTGCCAACACTCAAGTGCAGAGAGTAAAATTCCTCCCCAGGGTTTTTATCCAATCCATCCAGAGCAGCTCGACTGCAGCTAAGCagcatttttactttctggacctgaattttccacCTTTAGTACAAGGATAACTTCTTCATAACTGAAGCAGAAATGTCTCAGTCACAGCTATAACCACAGTAACAACAATAGaaatacaggtatttatttattcatttttaataaacaaatgaattaatttaaacatttatttttttaaagaaaagacTACTTACTTGACCGGTGTGCATTCGaatgattttgtgtgtgtgttcatttgaaCAGTCATTTGTAACAGAAGGTTACAAAAAGGGAAGGACGGGAGCGACTCTGACGGGGGAAGAAGCCTagtttgtgtttgtgctgtAGTTCTTACTTCA
The genomic region above belongs to Salminus brasiliensis chromosome 8, fSalBra1.hap2, whole genome shotgun sequence and contains:
- the ankzf1 gene encoding tRNA endonuclease ANKZF1 isoform X2; this translates as MASVEQRSVFGVAGDLKLIHGLREVSNLPNYQEDPQPTPESATSGGLPDENSSRRRKEEGVGGVSDRMLCSACRCPFENRDEQTEHYKLDWHRFNLRQRLAGRTALSVEEFEKKTGTGDLSSISGSDSEDDEADDDDDDDGGSGDCCHSDEVTPEGLEGGRSSSRVVFQNSEGQYVALYRCALQSSRTDAEVDLVDSLLKMSDRTVWVILMTGGGHFAGAVFQGKEILQHKTFHRYTVRAKRGTAQSLRDGQNRSHAPKSAGAALRRYNEAALVKEIQELLKNWAEYVKQASAVFLRTPKYNRGVFFGGRGAPLEKRDGRIRSLPFATRRATFSEIQRVHNVLSTLHIHDRTTEISSILSPCKRVWQRKTPNPAAQAPQNTAEEDEEEQSSGDEGSVKLEMEAMTLDTLELRDHEVKPNRKRRRKKRERKKTEDVCSRVEEEEEEEVVEEVEDVPAERTKLKRKAKTKNELPEAEGGVWEYSVRDALYTACKTGDTATLHSLLQLPESSAEPGGSGHLTLSLLNTPIDSAGFTLLHVASAAGQKHAVQLLLEAGSDPACRDRSGQTPYAVAEKDTRNMFRKFMAENPNRYDYAKAQVPGPLTAEIESKKAEKKKAQRAARKQREREQREERRRGEEEEEEKRRFLCLSDREKRALAAERRLAEQVATAGITLTNSKRCWQCGESLLGKIPFQYLDFSFCSARCVQNHRRANVTVKP
- the ankzf1 gene encoding tRNA endonuclease ANKZF1 isoform X1, with the protein product MASVEQRSVFGVAGDLKLIHGLREVSNLPNYQEDPQPTPESATSGGLPDENSSRRRKEEGVGGVSDRMLCSACRCPFENRDEQTEHYKLDWHRFNLRQRLAGRTALSVEEFEKKTGTGDLSSISGSDSEDDEADDDDDDDGGSGDCCHSDEVTPEGLEGGRSSSRVVFQNSEGQYVALYRCALQSSRTDAEVDLVDSLLKMSDRTVWVILMTGGGHFAGAVFQGKEILQHKTFHRYTVRAKRGTAQSLRDGQNRSHAPKSAGAALRRYNEAALVKEIQELLKNWAEYVKQASAVFLRTPKYNRGVFFGGRGAPLEKRDGRIRSLPFATRRATFSEIQRVHNVLSTLHIHDRTTEISSILSPCKRVWQRKTPNPAAQAPQNTAEEDEEEQSSGDEGSVKLEMEAMTLDTLELRDHEVKPNRKRRRKKRERKKTEDVCSRVEEEEEEEVVEEVEDVPAERTKLKRKAKTKNELPEAEGMLLCSGGVWEYSVRDALYTACKTGDTATLHSLLQLPESSAEPGGSGHLTLSLLNTPIDSAGFTLLHVASAAGQKHAVQLLLEAGSDPACRDRSGQTPYAVAEKDTRNMFRKFMAENPNRYDYAKAQVPGPLTAEIESKKAEKKKAQRAARKQREREQREERRRGEEEEEEKRRFLCLSDREKRALAAERRLAEQVATAGITLTNSKRCWQCGESLLGKIPFQYLDFSFCSARCVQNHRRANVTVKP